One genomic segment of Gadus chalcogrammus isolate NIFS_2021 chromosome 3, NIFS_Gcha_1.0, whole genome shotgun sequence includes these proteins:
- the LOC130378922 gene encoding uncharacterized protein LOC130378922, translating to MGRHCCVTSCRSYTASGRTVNGLSFFKFPAWKKTEGGKVAEITKRRRMAWVAAVRRANITFNYAPASMKVCSRHFHTGKPAYEMFESHPDWAPSLNLGHDEANAAETGQSVRHTKRHELQKEAELRPIAADDPEPTEDHAEPAENRTDPVGNYAEPASIVVELTEEAAGEAGGGPAPKEMIECDFCGYRRAEINRLLKENRELKCALAKRNMDEESLKEDNMKVKYYTGLPCFGLLMSMLSTVMPCLPTSVRTLTPFQMVFLTLMRLRLNLPLQHLAYIFHVDKRVVVTIFNTTINALHAQLSPLVSWPNREHLRQTMPPQFMKAFGDRVVVILDCFEIFTEGASNQRAPSFYNKHTNTVKYLIGKTPQGAISFISKGWGGHVSDKYVTENSGLLDSLLPGDLVLADRGFDSVGLICAEVKTPEDPNGPLQFDTKDVKEIQPIAHLRTHVEKMIGTIRNMYTMLCGPIPMKMAQVCQGEELTFLDKMVTVCCVLTIMYPSGLVDPTSYCAEPV from the exons ATGGGAAGACACTGCTGCGTCACGAGCTGTCGCAGTTATACGGCGAGTGGCCGCACAGTGAACGGACTCAGCTTTTTCAAGTTCCCTGCGTGGAagaagacggagggagggaaggtggcCGAGATCACCAAGAGGCGGCGGATGGCTTGGGTGGCCGCCGTGAGGAGAGCCAACATCACGTTCAACTACGCCCCCGCGTCTATGAAGGTCTGCTCCAGGCATTTCCATACTG GAAAACCAGCTTATGAGATGTTCGAGTCCCATCCAGACTGGGCACCGTCGTTAAACTTGGGGCACGATGAAGCAAACGCTGCGGAGACAGGGCAGTCCGTCCGGCACACGAAACGACACGAGCTCCAGAAAGAAGCAGAGTTGAGACCTATAGCGGCGGACGACCCTGAACCAACCGAGGACCACGCAGAACCAGCCGAGAACCGCACAGACCCAGTCGGGAACTACGCAGAACCAGCCTCGATCGTAGTGGAACTAACTGAAGAAGCAGCTGGCGAGGCTGGAGGTGGACCTGCGCCAAAGGAGATGATTGAGTGTGACTTTTGTGGGTACAGGCGTGCTGAAATAAACCGCCTGTTGAAAGAGAACCGGGAACTTAAGTGTGCACTTGCAAAGCGGAATATGGATGAAGAATCCCTGAAAGAGGATAATATGAAAGTGAAGTACTACACTGGACTTCCATGCTTTGGCCTTTTGATGAGTATGCTTTCGACTGTTATGCCGTGCCTCCCCACGTCGGTCCGAACTTTGACACCTTTTCAGATGGTTTTTTTAACTCTCATGCGCCTGAGGCTAAACCTGCCACTCCAACACCTTGCGTACATCTTTCACGTAGACAAAAGAGTGGTTGTAACCATATTTAACACAACAATAAATGctttacatgcacagcttaGCCCTTTAGTGAGTTGGCCAAATAGAGAGCATCTGCGTCAAACTATGCCTCCCCAGTTTATGAAGGCCTTTGGGGACCGTGTCGTGGTTATTTTGGACTGTTTTGAAATATTCACTGAAGGAGCCTCCAATCAGAGAGCGCCGTCTTTTtacaacaaacacaccaacaccgtGAAGTACCTTATTGGTAAAACACCACAAGGAGCGATATCATTCATTTccaaggggtggggggggcatgtCAGTGACAAATATGTGACTGAAAACAGTGGCCTTCTCGATTCATTGTTGCCTGGGGATTTGGTGTTGGCGGATCGAGGCTTTGACAGTGTTGGACTGATTTGTGCCGAGGTGAAGACGCCAGAGGACCCAAACGGGCCACTTCAGTTCGATACTAAAGACGTGAAGGAAATACAGCCAATAGCTCACCTCAGGACCCATGTTGAGAAGATGATTGGCACCATACGCAACATGTACACGATGCTATGCGGGCCTATACCCATGAAAATGGCCCAAGTGtgccagggggaggagcttacCTTTCTGGACAAGATGGTGACTGTCTGCTGTGTCTTGACCATCATGTATCCCAGTGGGCTTGTAGACCCAACTAGTTATTGTGCTGAGCCGGTGTAG